In Candidatus Tachikawaea gelatinosa, a genomic segment contains:
- a CDS encoding MBL fold metallo-hydrolase encodes MLDYIIVPVTIFHQNCSIVWCKKTYIATIIDPGGDTNKIKKVITDNKLVPTNILITHGHIDHIGAAKIISNFYKIPIFGPHKYDKFLLDNLSEQNKMFNTDLEYLNFLPNSWLEENNKIKIGKLIFNIIHCPGHTPGHIAIFNQKNNFLISGDIIFKNGIGRTDLPGGNLKDLILSIKEKIFTLGNNITFLPGHGPISTLGEEKKLQLF; translated from the coding sequence ATGTTAGATTATATTATAGTACCTGTAACTATTTTTCATCAGAATTGTTCGATTGTTTGGTGTAAAAAAACTTATATAGCTACCATCATAGATCCTGGAGGAGATACAAACAAAATAAAAAAAGTTATTACTGATAATAAACTTGTTCCTACTAATATATTAATAACACATGGACATATTGATCATATAGGAGCAGCAAAAATAATATCTAATTTTTATAAAATTCCAATATTCGGTCCTCATAAATACGATAAATTTTTATTAGATAATTTATCAGAACAAAATAAAATGTTTAATACAGATTTAGAGTATCTTAATTTTTTACCAAATTCTTGGTTAGAAGAAAACAACAAAATCAAAATTGGTAAATTAATTTTTAATATTATTCATTGTCCTGGACATACTCCTGGGCATATAGCTATATTTAATCAAAAAAATAATTTTTTAATATCTGGAGATATTATTTTTAAAAATGGTATTGGTAGAACAGATTTACCTGGTGGTAATCTAAAAGATTTAATATTATCAATTAAAGAAAAAATATTTACTTTAGGTAATAATATTACTTTTTTGCCAGGTCATGGTCCAATATCAACTCTTGGAGAAGAAAAAAAATTGCAACTATTTTAA
- a CDS encoding porin translates to MIKQKILAIIIPILFSINSLNAAEISNDNQNNIEIYGQIREQFDISKEKTGYSDLNGNQSNIQIGLKGESTVNNLIYSYGQLEYSIPTNKVEFGFKHENDISINNNLAFAGIKIPYLGSLDYGHNYGVINDALSWTNKLHFGSKFVQNNTIAGRMNGAFTYRNSDLFGFFDGLDIAAQYVQKSLFKTDRQDRYNDNGYGFSLTYITPFNMGFSFAYGMQKRRNEEATAAHPIIFGVGHRSEYWTTAFKYDTKPLYLALSYSQSLNGIYLEGITYHDGGYFAHGSITKARNVEAMIQYRFDFGLNASILYSRLEGYHIQNTVDDGNIPVGNDFKINTTFYFNKNAFVYAEIVLNKLHKNRDIETRLDNSFSTGIVYNF, encoded by the coding sequence ATGATTAAGCAAAAAATACTCGCAATCATTATCCCCATTTTATTTAGCATAAACTCTTTAAACGCTGCAGAAATTTCAAACGATAATCAAAATAATATAGAAATTTACGGTCAAATACGAGAACAATTTGACATCAGTAAAGAAAAAACAGGATATTCTGATCTTAACGGTAATCAATCTAATATACAAATAGGGTTAAAAGGTGAATCAACAGTTAATAATTTAATTTATAGTTATGGGCAATTAGAATATTCTATTCCTACAAATAAAGTAGAATTTGGATTTAAACATGAAAATGATATTTCGATAAACAATAATTTAGCATTTGCTGGTATCAAAATACCTTATTTAGGTTCTTTAGACTATGGACATAATTATGGTGTAATAAATGATGCATTATCATGGACAAACAAATTACATTTTGGTAGTAAATTCGTTCAAAACAATACAATTGCTGGTAGAATGAATGGAGCTTTTACATATCGTAACTCTGATCTATTTGGATTTTTTGATGGATTAGATATTGCTGCTCAATATGTTCAAAAAAGTTTATTTAAAACCGATAGACAAGATCGTTATAATGATAACGGTTACGGTTTTTCTTTAACATACATTACACCATTTAATATGGGTTTTTCTTTTGCTTATGGTATGCAAAAACGCCGTAATGAAGAAGCGACTGCTGCACATCCTATTATATTTGGAGTAGGCCACCGTAGTGAATATTGGACTACTGCTTTTAAATATGACACAAAACCACTATATCTTGCATTAAGTTATTCACAATCTTTAAACGGAATATATCTTGAAGGAATAACATATCATGATGGAGGATATTTTGCACATGGCAGTATTACTAAAGCTAGAAATGTTGAAGCAATGATTCAATATAGATTTGATTTTGGACTAAATGCCTCAATTCTTTATTCTCGATTGGAAGGATATCATATTCAAAACACTGTAGATGATGGAAATATTCCAGTAGGAAATGATTTTAAAATAAACACTACTTTTTACTTTAATAAAAATGCTTTCGTTTATGCTGAAATAGTATTAAATAAACTACATAAGAATCGCGATATAGAAACACGTTTAGATAACAGTTTTTCAACGGGTATCGTTTATAATTTTTAG
- a CDS encoding Hha/YmoA family nucleoid-associated regulatory protein: MKKIDYLLKFRRCRTLNTLERVYNHMYHEIQINEKAYFVNAYNHRKEEIIIGKMLDKIPYVSEKK; encoded by the coding sequence ATGAAAAAAATTGATTATTTATTAAAATTTCGCCGTTGTCGTACATTAAACACTTTAGAAAGAGTTTACAATCATATGTATCATGAAATTCAGATTAATGAAAAAGCGTACTTTGTAAATGCATATAATCATAGAAAAGAAGAAATAATTATAGGAAAGATGTTAGATAAAATCCCCTATGTTTCTGAAAAAAAATAA
- a CDS encoding valine--tRNA ligase: MKKKYSPKEIEQKIYKNWEEQGYFKPTNNSKLKNFCIVIPPPNITGHLHMGHAFQQTIMDIIIRYHRMSGHNTLWQVGTDHAGIATQIIVKNQINIDNKKKINDYSRNDFIEEVWKWKEKSSQIITNQMRRLGNSIDWTRERFTMDKNFSQSVKDVFIRLYNEKLIYKKERLINWDSKLLTAVSDLEVENKLIKGSMWYIRYFLTEKNQTTEKKNYLVVATTRPETLLGDVAIAINPKDLRYRHLIGKTAIVPIINRTIPIIADEHANIKKGTGCVKITPAHDFNDYDVSNRHNLPVIKIFTKNCSIRHVLKIYNNNYFSKKLFSKKVPYFLIGLDRFSAREKIVKKLEKQKFLEKIELHDLMIPYGDRSGSIIEPMLMNQWYLRVDALSKTAIQVVKEKKIQFFPKNYKNLYYSWMYHIKDWCISRQILWGHRIPAWYDNKGNIYVGNNEKEIRLKHCLSKDLKLNQDKDVLDTWFSSSMWTFASLGWPQEKNFLKKFHPTNVLVSGFDIIFFWIARMIMITTHIMKDVHGNPIVPFKNVYITGLIRDEYGNKMSKSKGNVIDPLDLIDGISLEDLLKKRTFNMIKPKIAKKIFENTIKKFPNGISAYGTDALRFTLTAIASNGKDINFDINRLDGYRNFCNKLWNASIFIMLNTKNYNEKQKNKKFLVIDYWILHEFNILIKNYRKALDTYRFDLAANFIYDFVWNKFCDWYLEFFKVIAKENKKEINGTQFTLITVFESLLRLAHPIIPFITEEIWQTIKNKKNLDKENTIMLQPFPKENIVYKYLKEKQQIILIQKIISTIRNIRNECKISLNTLLKVYFESCLKKDQEFIIDYKDFIIKLAKIDDLFIFSKKEKNKGNYITKTIDKNTKLFINIENFNINYEEQVILLDKKLIKVNREIAKASNILENKNFLKNAPKQIVDKKNEHLNQLIFLKNQLLEKRNMLDKTSNKI, from the coding sequence ATGAAAAAAAAATATAGTCCTAAAGAAATTGAGCAAAAAATTTATAAAAATTGGGAAGAACAAGGTTATTTTAAGCCTACTAATAATAGTAAATTAAAAAATTTCTGTATTGTTATACCTCCTCCAAATATTACTGGTCATTTACATATGGGGCATGCCTTCCAACAGACTATAATGGATATTATTATTCGATATCATCGAATGAGTGGCCATAATACTTTATGGCAAGTGGGAACTGATCATGCAGGAATTGCTACACAAATAATTGTAAAAAATCAAATTAATATTGATAATAAAAAAAAGATTAATGATTATTCAAGAAACGATTTTATTGAAGAAGTATGGAAATGGAAAGAAAAATCAAGTCAAATTATTACAAATCAAATGCGTCGTTTAGGAAACTCTATTGACTGGACTCGTGAACGTTTTACAATGGATAAAAATTTTTCACAATCTGTTAAAGATGTTTTTATTCGTTTATATAATGAAAAATTGATTTATAAAAAAGAAAGATTAATTAATTGGGATTCAAAACTTCTAACTGCAGTTTCTGATTTAGAAGTAGAAAACAAGCTAATTAAAGGATCAATGTGGTATATTAGATATTTTCTTACTGAAAAGAATCAAACTACAGAAAAAAAAAATTATTTAGTAGTAGCTACTACTCGTCCTGAAACATTATTGGGGGATGTAGCTATAGCAATAAATCCAAAAGATCTACGTTATAGACATTTAATTGGAAAAACAGCAATAGTACCGATTATAAATCGTACTATTCCTATTATTGCTGATGAACATGCAAACATTAAAAAAGGTACTGGTTGTGTAAAAATAACACCCGCTCATGATTTCAATGACTATGATGTTAGTAATCGTCACAATTTACCTGTTATTAAAATTTTTACTAAAAATTGTAGCATTCGTCATGTTTTAAAAATTTATAATAATAACTATTTTTCAAAAAAACTTTTTTCTAAAAAAGTTCCTTATTTTTTAATAGGATTAGATCGTTTTTCTGCTAGAGAAAAAATAGTAAAAAAACTAGAAAAACAAAAATTCTTAGAAAAAATTGAATTACATGATTTAATGATACCTTATGGTGATCGTAGTGGTTCTATTATAGAACCTATGTTAATGAATCAATGGTATTTACGAGTTGATGCTCTATCCAAAACAGCTATTCAAGTTGTTAAAGAAAAAAAAATTCAATTCTTTCCAAAAAATTATAAAAATCTATATTACTCTTGGATGTATCATATTAAAGATTGGTGCATTTCTCGTCAAATTCTATGGGGTCATCGTATTCCTGCATGGTATGACAATAAAGGAAACATATATGTAGGAAATAACGAAAAAGAAATTCGTTTGAAACATTGTTTATCTAAAGATTTAAAATTAAATCAAGACAAAGATGTTTTAGACACATGGTTTTCATCAAGTATGTGGACTTTTGCATCTTTAGGGTGGCCTCAAGAAAAAAATTTCTTAAAAAAGTTTCATCCAACTAATGTATTAGTTAGCGGTTTTGATATTATATTTTTTTGGATTGCTAGAATGATTATGATAACTACACATATAATGAAAGATGTGCATGGTAATCCTATAGTTCCTTTTAAAAATGTTTATATTACGGGATTAATTCGCGATGAGTATGGAAATAAAATGTCAAAATCGAAAGGAAACGTTATTGATCCACTTGATTTAATTGATGGTATTTCTCTTGAAGACCTCTTAAAAAAACGCACTTTTAATATGATAAAACCAAAAATTGCTAAAAAAATTTTTGAAAACACCATTAAAAAATTTCCTAATGGTATTAGTGCTTATGGAACTGATGCATTAAGATTTACATTAACAGCTATTGCATCTAATGGAAAAGATATTAATTTTGATATAAATAGATTAGATGGATATCGAAATTTTTGTAATAAACTATGGAATGCTAGTATTTTTATAATGTTAAATACTAAAAATTACAACGAAAAACAAAAGAATAAAAAATTTTTAGTTATAGATTATTGGATTCTTCATGAATTTAATATTTTAATAAAAAATTATAGAAAAGCTTTAGATACATATCGTTTTGATTTAGCAGCAAATTTCATTTATGATTTTGTTTGGAATAAATTTTGTGATTGGTATTTAGAATTTTTTAAAGTAATCGCAAAAGAAAATAAAAAAGAAATAAATGGCACTCAATTTACATTAATTACAGTATTTGAATCGTTATTAAGATTGGCTCATCCTATTATTCCTTTTATTACTGAAGAAATCTGGCAAACAATAAAAAATAAAAAAAATCTTGATAAAGAAAATACGATTATGTTACAACCTTTTCCTAAAGAAAATATTGTTTATAAATATTTAAAAGAAAAACAACAAATAATATTGATACAAAAAATAATTAGTACAATAAGAAATATACGTAATGAGTGTAAAATATCTCTAAATACATTGCTTAAGGTATATTTTGAAAGTTGTCTAAAAAAAGATCAAGAATTTATAATTGATTATAAAGATTTTATAATAAAATTAGCAAAAATTGATGATTTGTTTATTTTTTCTAAAAAAGAGAAAAACAAAGGAAATTATATAACTAAAACAATCGATAAAAATACAAAGTTATTTATTAATATTGAAAATTTTAACATTAATTATGAAGAGCAAGTAATATTATTAGATAAAAAATTAATAAAAGTAAACCGTGAAATAGCAAAGGCTAGTAATATTTTAGAAAACAAAAACTTTTTAAAAAATGCTCCTAAACAAATTGTTGATAAAAAAAATGAACATTTAAACCAATTGATTTTTTTAAAAAATCAATTATTAGAAAAACGAAATATGCTTGATAAAACATCAAATAAAATATAA
- the dcd gene encoding dCTP deaminase has translation MKLCDQDIEIWLNKKKIVISPEPLKKHINGATLDIHLGDRFRTFCGNNVPFIDLSGPKNELSNALEKIMSKEKHLKKNEAFFLHPGELVLFLTYEYINLPDNLVGWLDGRSSLARLGLMVHITSHRIDPGWSGHIVLELYNSGKLPLALRKKMIIAAISFEKLSGHAIRPYNSRVNSKYYKQNHIIKSRIDKD, from the coding sequence ATGAAACTATGTGATCAAGATATTGAAATATGGTTAAATAAAAAAAAAATAGTTATTTCTCCTGAACCATTAAAAAAACACATAAACGGTGCTACTTTAGATATTCATTTGGGAGATCGATTTCGTACTTTTTGTGGAAACAATGTGCCTTTTATAGATTTAAGTGGTCCTAAAAATGAACTTAGTAATGCTCTGGAAAAAATTATGAGTAAAGAAAAACACCTTAAAAAAAATGAAGCTTTTTTTTTACATCCAGGTGAACTAGTTCTTTTTTTAACTTATGAATATATTAATTTACCAGATAATTTAGTAGGATGGTTGGATGGAAGATCTTCTTTAGCAAGATTAGGTTTAATGGTACATATTACTTCACACCGTATTGATCCAGGATGGTCAGGACATATTGTTTTAGAACTTTATAATTCTGGAAAATTACCGTTAGCATTAAGGAAAAAAATGATAATTGCAGCAATAAGTTTTGAAAAACTTTCTGGACATGCAATACGTCCTTATAATTCTCGTGTTAATTCTAAATATTACAAACAAAACCATATTATTAAAAGTCGAATAGATAAAGATTAA
- the asnS gene encoding asparagine--tRNA ligase — protein MKVVSISDVLKHHIKIKTKITVRGWIKTKRDSKSGISFIHIYDGSCINNLQIIVPNTIKNYSEVKKLNSGCSVIILGNLEKSVGRSQIYDLYAHDIKIIGTIKNPENYPISAKNHSIEYLREVSHLRARTKIIGVISRIRHHLAQSFFSFLNQEGFLWIPTPILTSLDTEGAGEMFYVSHMKSTETLQNNQKNFFGKESYLTVSGQLNLECFACALSKVYNFGPVFRAENSNTSRHLSEFWMLEAEIAFYKLNDIIVFIKSMLKNVLENLLKTCMDDIDFLKKTVNENILSHFEYFICNNIEEIEYDDVVKILKKYENNFERKIFWGMDFFAEHEKYITEKYFKKPVIIKNFPKKIKAFYMRLNEDEKTVAAIDVLVPGIGEIIGGSQREERLKYLDNRIQEMGLIKKDYWWYRDLRRYGTVHHSGFGLGFERLLSYVTGIKNVRDVIPFPRTPKNINF, from the coding sequence ATGAAAGTTGTATCAATATCTGATGTACTCAAGCATCATATAAAAATAAAAACTAAAATTACCGTGCGTGGTTGGATAAAAACAAAAAGAGATTCTAAATCTGGAATTTCTTTTATTCATATATATGACGGTTCTTGTATAAATAATCTTCAAATAATTGTACCTAATACTATAAAAAATTATAGTGAAGTTAAAAAATTGAATAGTGGTTGTAGTGTTATTATTTTAGGAAATTTAGAAAAATCTGTTGGTAGATCTCAAATATATGATCTTTATGCACATGATATTAAAATTATTGGTACGATCAAGAATCCAGAAAATTATCCCATATCTGCAAAAAATCATAGCATTGAATATCTTCGTGAAGTTTCTCATTTACGTGCTCGTACTAAAATAATTGGAGTAATTTCTAGAATACGACATCACTTAGCACAATCTTTTTTTTCTTTTCTAAATCAAGAAGGTTTTTTATGGATACCAACTCCCATACTTACTTCTTTAGATACAGAAGGCGCTGGAGAAATGTTTTATGTTTCACACATGAAATCAACTGAAACACTTCAAAATAATCAGAAAAATTTTTTTGGGAAAGAAAGTTATTTAACTGTATCAGGTCAGTTAAATTTAGAATGTTTTGCTTGTGCTTTATCAAAAGTATATAATTTTGGTCCAGTTTTTCGTGCAGAAAATTCTAACACTAGTCGACACCTTTCAGAATTCTGGATGTTAGAAGCTGAAATAGCATTTTATAAACTTAACGATATTATCGTATTTATTAAATCTATGTTAAAAAACGTTCTTGAAAATCTTTTAAAAACATGTATGGATGATATAGATTTTTTGAAAAAAACAGTGAATGAAAATATTTTATCTCATTTTGAATATTTTATATGTAATAATATTGAAGAAATTGAATACGATGATGTCGTTAAAATTTTAAAAAAATATGAAAATAATTTTGAGAGAAAAATTTTTTGGGGAATGGATTTTTTTGCAGAACATGAAAAATATATAACAGAAAAGTATTTTAAAAAACCAGTTATTATTAAAAATTTTCCTAAAAAAATTAAAGCTTTTTATATGCGTCTAAATGAAGATGAAAAAACAGTTGCTGCAATAGATGTTTTAGTGCCAGGTATTGGAGAAATTATTGGAGGATCTCAACGCGAAGAACGTTTAAAATATTTAGATAATAGAATACAAGAAATGGGGTTAATTAAAAAAGATTATTGGTGGTATCGTGATCTTCGTCGTTATGGAACAGTTCATCATTCTGGTTTTGGACTGGGATTTGAACGTTTATTAAGCTATGTAACAGGTATAAAAAATGTACGAGATGTAATTCCGTTTCCAAGAACTCCAAAAAATATTAATTTTTAA
- a CDS encoding leucyl aminopeptidase, with protein sequence MIFNIKKFDIEKEHIDCIVTGIFSLKNLSNSATMIDNLSNGYIKKILSYGEMQGKIKQSLILYNIPNIISKKFLLIGCGKKNKINDDQYQEIICTIVKNLNKMSMKKVVVYLNELNVEKRDLYWKIRQFIEIFYEKTYIFSLNKNKQKTFNNTYEIIIHLEQESDFSIGKIAIKHALAIASSINIAKNISNLPSNICNAEYISHKAKEMENIYNNIHTYNIYEKDMKLLGMNAYLAVGSGSENQSIMSIIQYNNSKKSIKNPIILIGKGLTFDSGGLSIKPAESMSHMKYDMCGAAAVYGIINMIATLELPLYVIGVLACCENMIGKGSMRPGDIITTMSGKTVEVLNTDAEGRLVLCDVLTYVQKFNPEIVIDIATLTGACSVALGTEISGLFSNSTYLINELYKASKYTLDYVWHLPIFKKYKKQLNSKFADINNIGGRMGGAITAACFLESFVKKYQWAHLDVAGTATNEEKKVEATGRPIPLISQFLLNRVKSLLK encoded by the coding sequence ATGATATTTAATATCAAAAAATTTGATATAGAAAAAGAGCATATTGATTGTATAGTTACAGGCATTTTTTCTCTAAAAAATTTATCGAATTCAGCTACAATGATAGATAATTTAAGTAATGGTTATATAAAAAAAATATTAAGTTATGGGGAAATGCAAGGAAAAATTAAACAATCCTTAATATTGTATAATATTCCTAATATAATATCTAAAAAATTTTTATTAATTGGATGTGGAAAAAAAAATAAAATTAACGATGATCAATATCAAGAAATTATTTGTACAATTGTAAAAAATTTAAATAAAATGTCAATGAAAAAAGTTGTTGTTTATTTGAATGAATTAAACGTTGAAAAAAGAGATTTGTATTGGAAAATACGTCAATTTATAGAAATTTTTTATGAAAAAACTTATATTTTTAGCTTAAATAAAAATAAACAAAAAACATTCAACAATACATATGAAATAATTATTCATCTTGAACAAGAGAGTGATTTTTCTATTGGAAAAATTGCTATAAAACACGCTTTAGCAATTGCTTCTTCAATAAATATTGCAAAAAATATTAGCAATTTACCCTCTAACATTTGTAATGCTGAATATATTAGTCATAAAGCTAAAGAAATGGAAAATATTTATAATAATATTCATACATATAATATATATGAAAAAGATATGAAATTGTTAGGTATGAACGCATATTTAGCAGTTGGATCTGGATCAGAAAATCAATCTATAATGTCAATTATCCAATATAATAACTCTAAAAAATCTATAAAAAACCCTATAATATTAATAGGGAAAGGTTTAACTTTTGATTCTGGAGGATTATCAATCAAACCTGCAGAATCAATGTCACATATGAAATATGATATGTGCGGTGCAGCAGCAGTATATGGTATAATCAATATGATAGCTACTTTAGAGTTACCTTTATATGTAATTGGAGTATTAGCATGTTGTGAGAATATGATAGGGAAAGGTTCTATGAGACCAGGTGACATTATTACAACCATGTCAGGAAAAACTGTAGAAGTGTTAAATACAGATGCAGAAGGAAGATTAGTTTTATGTGACGTTCTTACTTATGTACAAAAATTTAATCCAGAAATTGTTATTGATATTGCAACTTTAACAGGAGCTTGTTCAGTAGCACTTGGTACAGAAATAAGTGGTCTTTTTTCTAATAGTACTTATCTGATAAACGAGTTATATAAAGCATCAAAATATACTTTAGACTATGTTTGGCATTTACCTATTTTTAAAAAATATAAAAAACAGCTTAATTCTAAATTTGCAGATATAAATAATATCGGTGGTCGTATGGGTGGAGCAATTACAGCAGCTTGTTTTCTAGAAAGTTTTGTAAAAAAATATCAATGGGCACATTTGGATGTTGCAGGCACAGCTACAAATGAAGAAAAAAAAGTGGAAGCTACTGGTCGTCCTATCCCACTTATATCTCAGTTTCTATTAAATCGTGTTAAAAGTTTATTAAAATAA
- the trxB gene encoding thioredoxin-disulfide reductase produces MKKNNIHKKLIILGSGPAGYTAGIYAARANLNPLIITGLQKGGQLITTQEIENWPGDFKSLTGLSLMERMELHVKKFNTKVIFDHIQEINTKVFPFKLTGDKNYTANSIIIATGASPRYIGLKSEKKFQGKGVSVCATCDGFFHANKKVVVVGGGNTAIEEAIYLSKIASVVYLVHRRENFRAEKILINRLTKYVKSKKIVLYKNYKMIEIFGNSNGVTGALINSTLDSKKYKELTQISGIFIAIGHDPNTGFLKNDIKLDKYGYIKISHTRENFTQTSVKGIFAAGDVIDSVYRQAITSAGSGCMAALDAERYLSEQI; encoded by the coding sequence ATGAAAAAGAATAATATACATAAAAAACTAATAATATTAGGATCAGGACCAGCTGGTTATACAGCAGGTATTTATGCTGCTCGTGCTAATTTAAATCCTTTAATTATTACTGGATTACAAAAAGGGGGTCAATTAATTACTACACAAGAGATAGAAAACTGGCCAGGAGATTTTAAATCTTTAACTGGATTATCTTTAATGGAACGAATGGAATTACATGTTAAAAAATTTAATACTAAAGTTATTTTTGATCACATTCAAGAAATTAATACAAAAGTTTTTCCATTTAAATTAACAGGAGATAAAAATTATACAGCTAATTCAATTATTATTGCTACCGGTGCATCGCCACGATATATTGGACTTAAATCTGAAAAAAAATTCCAAGGAAAAGGTGTTTCTGTTTGTGCTACTTGTGATGGATTTTTTCATGCTAATAAAAAAGTAGTGGTAGTTGGTGGAGGAAACACTGCAATAGAAGAAGCTATTTATTTATCTAAAATAGCATCCGTAGTTTATTTAGTACATCGTAGAGAAAACTTTCGTGCGGAAAAAATTTTAATCAATCGCCTAACTAAATATGTTAAAAGTAAAAAAATAGTTCTGTATAAAAACTATAAAATGATTGAAATTTTTGGAAATTCAAATGGCGTCACTGGAGCACTAATTAATTCTACATTGGATAGTAAAAAATATAAAGAATTAACTCAAATATCGGGAATTTTTATTGCTATTGGTCATGATCCTAATACAGGTTTTTTAAAAAATGATATTAAGTTAGATAAATATGGATATATTAAAATATCTCATACTCGTGAAAATTTTACACAAACAAGCGTAAAAGGCATATTTGCAGCAGGAGATGTTATCGATTCGGTGTATCGACAAGCAATTACTTCTGCAGGAAGTGGATGTATGGCAGCTTTAGATGCTGAACGCTATCTTTCAGAACAAATATAA
- the pncB gene encoding nicotinate phosphoribosyltransferase: MKIIDPIIKTILDTDVYKFYIQQAIFHRYYNVRVKAEFYCRSKDFIGCYIKEIYQEIKMMEFLYLKNEELNYISKFNCFKKDYKNWLKKFRYNPKLIKIYNYNNQLKISIKGLWLEVVMWETPLLAVISEIVHRNRSPKILPNKAIIFLQEKLYNFYKKTKKLDMSRFKLIEFGTRRRFSKKVQELIILTLKKSFPWFIGTSNYHFARKFNLPPIGTNSHEWFQAHQQISPILANSQRVALQVWLEEYYNQYSIALTDCINMDAFLKDFGKKFACQYNGLRHDSGDPLKWGEKAILHYKKLGINPKNKTLIFSDNLTLDKTLNIYKKFGHLTNVIFGIGTHLSCDIPNINPLNIIIKLIECNGKPVAKISDSPGKTICKDQSFIQTLHKAYNLPIIN; the protein is encoded by the coding sequence ATGAAAATAATTGATCCAATTATTAAAACAATACTTGATACAGACGTATATAAATTTTATATACAACAAGCAATTTTTCACCGTTATTATAATGTAAGAGTGAAAGCAGAATTTTATTGTCGTAGTAAAGATTTTATTGGTTGTTATATAAAAGAAATATATCAAGAAATAAAAATGATGGAATTTCTTTATTTAAAAAATGAAGAACTTAATTATATATCTAAGTTTAACTGTTTTAAAAAAGATTATAAAAATTGGTTAAAAAAATTTCGTTATAACCCAAAATTAATCAAAATATATAACTATAATAACCAATTAAAAATTTCTATCAAAGGTTTATGGTTAGAAGTTGTTATGTGGGAAACACCGCTTCTAGCTGTAATTAGCGAGATAGTACATCGAAACCGATCACCAAAAATTTTACCAAATAAAGCAATAATTTTTTTACAAGAAAAATTATACAATTTTTATAAAAAAACAAAAAAATTAGATATGTCCCGTTTTAAATTAATTGAATTTGGAACAAGACGAAGATTTTCAAAAAAAGTTCAAGAACTAATTATTCTAACACTAAAAAAAAGTTTTCCATGGTTTATAGGAACTAGTAATTATCACTTTGCAAGAAAATTTAATCTTCCCCCAATTGGTACAAATTCGCATGAATGGTTTCAAGCACATCAACAAATTAGTCCTATATTAGCTAATAGTCAACGCGTAGCGTTACAAGTATGGTTAGAAGAATATTATAATCAATATTCAATCGCTCTTACTGATTGTATCAATATGGACGCTTTTTTAAAAGATTTTGGAAAAAAATTTGCATGTCAATATAATGGACTTCGTCATGATTCAGGAGATCCATTAAAATGGGGTGAAAAAGCTATTTTACATTATAAAAAACTAGGAATTAATCCTAAAAATAAAACATTAATATTTTCAGATAATCTAACTTTAGATAAAACATTAAATATATATAAAAAATTTGGTCATCTTACTAATGTAATTTTTGGAATAGGAACACATTTAAGTTGTGATATTCCTAATATTAATCCTCTAAATATTATTATTAAATTAATTGAATGTAATGGAAAACCAGTAGCAAAAATTTCTGATAGCCCTGGTAAAACTATTTGTAAAGATCAGTCTTTTATACAAACTTTACATAAAGCATATAATTTACCAATTATAAATTAA